The Sporomusaceae bacterium genomic sequence GCGGGCGTGCCGATCAAGGCGCCGGTTTCCGGCGTGGCTATGGGTCTGGTGAAAGACGGCGAGTATTTCACGATCCTCACCGATATCCAGGGGCTCGAGGATGCCCTCGGCGACATGGACTTCAAGGTGGCCGGGACGGAAAAAGGCGTCACAGCCATCCAGATGGACATCAAGATCGCCGGCATCAACCGCGCCATCCTGGATAGCGCCCTCGAACAGGCGCACCGCGGACGGATGCACATCCTCGGCAAAATGCTGGCCGCCATCGACAAACCGCGCCCCGAGATGTCACCGTACGCGCCGCGGATTATCACGCTGCAGATCGACCCCGACAAGATCCGCGACGTCATCGGCCCAGGCGGCAAGATCATCAAGAAGATCATCGAGGAGACGGGTGTCACCATCGATATCGAAGACGACGGCAAAGTGTACATCGCCGCCGTAGACCAGGAGGCTTCCCAGAAAGCGGTAAAGATCATCGAGACGCTCGTCCGCGACGTGGAAGTGGGCGCAAGCTATCTCGGCAAGGTCACCCGCCTGATGAACTTCGGCGCGTTCGTCGAGATCCTTCCCGGCAAGGAAGGCCTCGTCCATATCTCCCAGCTGGCCCTCGAACGGGTCGCCAAGGTCGAGGATGTCGTCAAAATCGGCGACGAAATTCTCGTCAAGGTTACGGAGATCGACCGCCAAGGCCGCATCAACCTGTCGCGCAAGGATCTGCTCAGGAGCGAAGCGGCGAAAACCAGGGAAGAGTAATAGCATATCTAAATAAGCAGACCGCCCCTGCCGGCAAGACCGGAGGGGCGGTTTTTTTTCATGAAACCGGCGTCAGGATAATAGATTGTAAAAGAGACGGGGAGGAGGGCGACTGATCTGATGCGACTTTTTTTTGTTGGCCGCGTGCCGCGCTGGTATCTCGGCTTTGCCGCCGGCTTTTTTTTCCTGGCCGGCCTGCTGCCAGGGCTCGCCGGGCTGATCGCGGCCGAGAGAAACGCGCCGCGGCCGATTTATAACGGCCATCCCGGCAGACAGCAGGTCGCTCTGGCCTGCAATATCTTTTGGGGCGAAGAGTATCTGCCGGCGATGCTCGACACGCTCGACCGGGCGGGCGTGAAGGCGACCTTCTTTATCGGCGGCAGCTGGGCGAAACGGCATCCCGACCTGGTGCGGGAGCTGGCGGCCCGCGGCCACGAGCTCGGCAACCACAGCTACAGCCACCCGCACCCCAACACGCTCGGCATTGCCCAGAACCAGGATCAGATTCTGCGCACCGAAAAGCTGGTGGAGGAGCTTACAGGGGTGAAAACGACGCTTTATGCGCCGCCGTACGGCGAGTTTAACGCCGCCGTGCTGACGGCCGCGGCCGAGCTGGGCTATACGACGATCCTGTGGAGTGTGGACACCGTCGACTGGAAACGGCCGCCGGCTGAGACCATTCTGAACCGGGTGTTGGGTAAAGTCCACAATGGCGCCATCATTCTGATGCATCCCACCGAACCGACTGCCCAGGCCCTGCCTGAGCTGATATTTCGCCTTCACGGGAGAGGGTATACGATTAAGCCCGTTTCTGATATACTGAACTAAGATAAGCTCACAATACAAACGCCTATAAGTTTAGGGCGCCTAGAATCCTCCATATGCAAGGCGCACCGGAGAATGCGAAGCGACGGCGTACTTGGTTGTGTACGTCTAGCGAGCATTCGAGGAGCAACGCCGCAGATGGGGGGTTATAGGCGCCCGTACACGATTGCCGGTAATTGTTATTGATTAATGGGCCTCACATGTGATACTATGTTAACATAACAAGTGGCTATCTGACGGTTCGAGCTGCCGGGTAGCCGCTTTTAATTGTCGTAAGGGGAGGTAGCGAGATGATTAAGTACAGGCAGTATATCGCCGTGATTACCCTTGTCGTCGTGTTCGCCGCCGTCCTTGCGCCGGCGGCGCCGGCTCAGGCGTTTTCGCTGAGCGATCTCACCGGCCAGACCACCGGCGCCGATAAGTCGTCCGGCAACGGGATTTTCAACATCTTGCTGGGGCTGCTCCTCGGCAACCTGTTTGGCAATATGTTCGGCTCCGATACGGCTACGGGGGACAAGCCCGGCCTGCCGGGGACGCTGACAGGCGGCAAGGAGATGATGGGCTTTTACGCCGAATGGTGGCCGACCGACACGTCGTCCTACACCGCGCTGGCCAAGAACATCGATACGATCAGGACGATCATCCCTTTCTGGGGGACGATCGAGGAGAGCGGCGCGCTCACCGACCGCGGCGGCAACGACCATGCTGCGGTGGTGAAATACGCCCACGCCAACAACGCCAAGGTGCTGCTGCTGGTCAACAACGCCAAGCAGACGGGCGCGTCCGTGCCCGTGCACACGGTGCTGGCCAGCCCTGCGCTGCGCAAGACGGCGATCGACAACCTTGAGGCCTATATCAAGAAGTATAAGCTCGACGGTGTCAACATCGACTTTGAGATGGTGCCGGCCGGCGACCGCGGCAATCTGACGGCCTTCATGAAGGAGCTTTACGGCCGCCTGAAACCCCAGGGCTACATCGTGTCAATCGACGTTTTCCCGAAAACGGACGAGCAGAGCGATGTCGCGGCTGCTTACGATTACGGCCAACTGGCCCTGTACGCCGACCGCATCGTGATTATGGCGTACGATAACCACGGCGTTTGGAGCGGCCCGGGCCCGATAGCGGATATCACCTGGGTGGAGAACAGCCTGAAATACGCGCTCAAGTTCATTCCCAAGAACAAGCTATACCTCGGTGTGGCCGGTTATGGCTACGACTGGTCGAGTAAAGGGGTTGAAAGCCTCGAATACGCGCCGATCATGAGCCTGGCCGAAAAGCACGGCGCGGCGGTGAAGTGGGACGAGGCCGCGAAATCGCCGTACTTCAGCTATACGGCGGCGGACGGCGTCAGCCACACCGTCTGGTTCGAGAACAGCAGGAGCGCCGCGTACAAGCTGGATCTCGTGAAGAAGTACGACATCGCCGGCGCGGCCCTGTGGAAGCTCGGCGAGGAGGACCCGGCGCTCTGGCGGACGGTCAAGGAAAGGTTCGGCCTGTGAGCAGCCCGACAACAATAGTACAGGAGGTCCACAGTGTATAATAAGAAACGCCACAAGCTGCTGTCCTGGATTCTGTTGCTGGCTGTCGTGCTGACCATCCTCGCCCCGCTGTCCGTCTCCCAGGCGGCCGGCGTGGGCGATGTCCTCGGCGCGCTTACCGCACCTACAGCGCCATCATCCGACGGCGGCGGCATATTGAACACGCTGTTCAGCTTCCTGTTCGACAAAATCCTTGGTCCCATTCTCAATATTTTCGGCGGCGGCTCGACTACGACCGGCACCCCGCCGGTTAAGCTGCCGCCTTCCCCTTCGGGTGGCGGGCCGGTCATCGACAGCGGCGTGCTGCGCGGCAAGGTGATCGTCGTCGATCCTGGCCACGGCGGCAGCAATCCGGGCGCGGTGTCGAACGGCACTCATGAGAGCGACAACAACCTGGCCGTCAGCCTCAAGCTGCGCGAGAAGCTGCGCCAGGCCGGCGCCAAGGTGGTCATGACCAGGGAAACCGACCGCACCGTAGCGCAGGCCGGCAGCTCGCTCGGCCAGGAATTGCAGGCCAGGGTGGATATCGCCGAACAGAATAACGCCGATATGTTCGTGAGCATCCATTCCAACTCCAACCCCGATCCTTCAATAGCGGGCGCGATGACCTTCTTCCCCAGCGGCAAGTCGTCCAAACTGGCCCTGGAGGTCCAGAGCGGCATTGTCCGCGAGACGGCTTCCGTCGATAAAGGGACGCAGCCGGCCACATTCTATGTGCTGCGCAACACAACGATGCCCAGCATTCTGGTGGAGATGGGCTTCGTAACCAACGCCGCCGAGGCGGCGAAGCTCCAGAACGACGCTTACCGCAACCGTATCGCCCAGGGTGTGTTCACGGGGATCGTGAAATACTTCCAGGTCAACTGACGAAAAACGCCGCCGCAAAATTGCGGGGGCGTTTTTCTGGGCGCAGGCCGGTTTTTATTTAAACGACAAAGTTATAATAATTAATGGCCAAAAGCAGGATTTACGACGCAACGAGCGAATATAAGGATAGCTTATAGCCAGGATAAAGGAGCATTCTATGTATCAGAAATCGACACTTCCGAACGGTATCAGGGTTGTGACCGAGGCCATTCCGTACGTCAAATCGGTTACGGTGGGCGTTTGGGTCGGGACGGGTTCCCGCAACGAAGAGGACCACAACCACGGTATCAGTCACTTCATCGAGCATCTGATGTTCAAGGGCACTGCCAACCGCTCAGCCAAAGACATCGCCGAAACGGTCGATGCGGTGGGAGGGCAGCTTAACGCGTTTACCGCTAAGGAATACACCTGCTACTATATCAAGGTGCTGGACAACCACCTCGAGCTGGCGCTCGACATCTTGAGCGACATGATGCTGTCCTCCCGCTACGCTCCCGAGGATATCACCCGCGAACGGGAGGTCGTACTGGAAGAGGTTAATATGTACGAGGACTCGCCCGACGAGCTCGTGCACGACTTCTATCTTGACAATGTCTGGCCCAACCATCCGCTCGGCCGGAACATCCTCGGTTCAACCGAGTCCATCGGCCGGTTCGACCGCAATCTGGTGTGCGAGTACTACGACAATTTCTACCGGCCCGACAACATCGTCATCGCCGCCGCCGGCAACCTCACTCACGCCAGGGTGGAGGAGCTTATCGGCAGGTTTTTCGGCGGCTTGGCCGGCAGTAAAAAAGCCAGAGCGGCAAAGCCGCCCCTGCTGACGCCGACCCGCCGCCTGCACGCCCGCGACAGCGAGCAGGTCCACTTCTGCCTCGGCACGGCCAGCGTCGCCCAGGAGTCGCCCGACATCTACGTCGCCCACGTCCTCAACAACATCCTCGGCGGCGGCATCTCGTCGCGCCTGTTCCAGGCTATCCGCGAGGAGCGGGGGCTGGCGTACTCCATTTACTCGTACCTTAGCAATTACAGCGACTGCGGCCTGTTTACCATCTATGCCGGCACCCGCCCCGCCAATCTCGACCAGGTTATCGAGCTCATCCTCGAGAATGTCGAGCAGTTGAAAAACGGCGACCTCAGCGTCACGGAGCTGAATAAAACCAAGGAGCAACTCAAGGGCAACCTGCTGCTCGGACTGGAGAGCTCCAGCAGCCGCATGTCGCGGCTGGGCAAAATGGAGATAACGATGGGCAAGTATACGACCCTTGACGAGGTTGTCGCCAAGATCGAAAAGGTCTCGATGGATGACCTGCAAAAGATGATGGATACCGTATTTGTCGCCGATAAGCTCTCCTTCACCGCGCTCGGTCCGGTGAAGGACAATATCCTCCCCAGCAGTCTGCGGGGCTGAGGCGGCGCGATGAGGAACCGCGGATTCGAGTTTATCGCCGCTTATAAGGATGCGGGGCTGCCGCTGCCGGAGCGCAAGACGGCTGCCAGCGCTGGCTACGATATAACGGCGGCTGCCGACGCCTCGCTGCCTCCGGGCAAAGTCACGCTTGTGCCCACCGGCCTCAAAGCATATATGCAGCCTGACGAGTATCTCGGCATCCACATCCGCTCCGGCCTGGCGGTGAAAAAAGCTCTCAGCCTGATCAACGGCCAGGGGATAATCGACGCCGATTATTACGACAACCCTGGCAACGAAGGCCATATTATGATCGCCGTGTTCAACCACGGCGGCGAAACGGTGAGCATCGCCAGCGGCGAGCGCATCGCCCAGGGCATCTTCTACAAGTACCTGCGCGCCGACGGCGACAAGGCCGCGGCGGGGCGGGAGGGCGGTCTGGGGAGCACCGGAAATTAGGCATCGGACCGAATAGCGATTTAGTACCCGCCAGGCATTCAGCCGGGCGGGTTTTATATGTTTAGGTCGCCTCTTGACAATTATTAGACGTCTAACTATAATGGAAACATGAGGCAGAACAACGCTATTGCGCTAATGAGCAGAATCAGGGAAAAAGCCAACAAATTCATCGTCAGAGAGCTTGCGAATCACGGGGTGGAAGGCATTGTCCCGTCCCACGGGGAGATAATGCTGCACATCTTCGGAGACCGGGAATATACCATGCAGGAGATGGCCCGGAAAATTCACCGGACAAAGCCCACCGTCACCGTCCTCGTCGATAAGTTGGTTAACTACGGGTATGTGACGAAGGAGAAAAGCCCTACCGACAGCAGGGCGACGATTATCAGGCTGACCGCGAAAGGCCGGGCGCTGGGGCCGATTTTCCGCGACATTTCCGCCAAGCTTAACGTCGTGGCGTACGGCGGGTTGTCGGAGGAAGAAGCGGTGGCTCTCGAAAAAACGCTTTGCTCGGTCAGCGAGAATTTTGACGGGTAAAGTGACCAATAATAAATCTACGGAAGTAGATTTATTATTTTAGATAAATGGTTAGACAACGAACCATAATTACGGAGGGACGCAAATGAAAGAGGTAATCGAGTTTCTGTATGCCAATCCGATGGGGAGCCTGGCGACGGTTGAGGGCGGCAAGCCGCGGGTGAGACCGTGGGGGTTTATGCTGGAGCAGGGCGGGAAGCTGTGGTTTTGCACCGCGAACAACAAAGACGTATACCGACAGTTGCAGAAGAATCCCGCGATCGAGTTCTGCACTACGTCGAAAGCTATGGTTACGGTCAGGGTGCGAGGCGAAGCGATTTTCAGCAGCGACCTGGCGATGAAAAACGCTATCCTCGAACACAGCCCGTTGGTCAAGTCGATTTATAAGTCCCCAGACAACCCGGTGTTCGAAATCTTCTGCCTGGAGCACGGCCAGGCGGTGATGTCCGATTTCAGCGGCCAACCGCCACGGGCCTGCGCATTCTGATTGGCCCCCTGAACTAAATGCAAAAGCAAGCGACGGCTTACGCGGCGCTTGCTTTATTTTTTCGCCAATTGTATGGCGCTAATTATTTTTGAGGTATTTGTAGACGATGTTCCCCTGGACGAGGTGGGCGCCCTCCGCCCTCGGCGGGAGTGCTTTCAGCAGTTCGGCGGTGATGTGGGCGACGTCGTCGGAGGTTGCGCACAGCTCTTTGGCTTTGGCGTCGAGGATGGTGAGGTATTCTTTCATGGCGATGATGTCATTCTTGGAGGAGACGGGGCCGTGGCCGGGGATGATGAGGGCGACGTCCATATCGAGAATGTAGTCGAGGGTTTTGAGCCAGCCGTCGATGTCGCCTTCGCCGGCGAAGGCGTGGTAACCGGTGAAGAGGACGTCGCCGGTAAACAGGATCTTTTTGTCGGGCAGGTAGACGAGGATGCTGCCGGGAGAGTGGGAGGGGGCGACGTAGATAAGTTCGATGCGCTGGCCGCCGAGGTCGATGGTCATGCGATCGGTGAAGGTGATGGCCGGGGCGGCGGTGGTCGTGCCGGCGAAGTCGGCGGCGGTCATGCCGTATGTCTGGGGTTTGTTGAGGGCGGCGGGGGCATTGAGGGCGAGCTTATCTTTTTCGCTGGCGTGGGCGATGATGGTGGCGCCGCGGTCGGCGAACCGGCAGTTGCCGAAGGCGTGGTCGAGGTGCCAGTGGGTGTTGACGGCGTACTTGACCGGCCGGGAAGAAATCGCCCTGATGTCTTTGAGGAGGCGGTCAGCCTCTTTGGCGGAAACGAGAGTGTCGACGACCAGGATGCCGTCGCGGCCGACAATGACGCCGGCGTTGGCGCCGAAGCTGTTGGCGGGCGACATGTTTTTGACGTCGGCGTAGGCGAAGACGCCGGCGGCGATTTTCGTCAGGCCGGCCTGGGCCGCGACCGGTGATGGCGCGAGCAGACAGGCGAATGCCAGGAAGAAGATCGCCAGCAGAGCGGCGATGCGGTTGGTGGAAGCCATGGATAATCCCCCTTATGTGTTTGGACTCAATAAATCTATTTTCCCGGAAGTTTTGGTATATCCTTCCACGAAAAATATACATTTGTGGCTATACTGGAAATTATAAAAACAAAACCCTCGGCGATTGCCGAGAGTTTAAAGGCTCATCTTGTTCGCATCTTCACAGCCAGTTCCCGTTTAAAATCCACCCAGGGGAAGATTCTGCCGGGGCAGGTGGTGTCCTTGTAGACGTCGCGGTGGCCGACGATGTTGGCTGCGCTGACGCCGTATTTGCCGGCCAGTTCGGCGGTCAGGGCGATGAGGGAGGCCATCTGGGCGGAGGAGGGGAGGGAGACGTCGAAGTCGCCGACGAGGCTGATGCCGACGCTGTGGCTATTGGCGCCGAGCGCGTGGGCGCCGATGGCGTATTCCGGCCGGCCGTCGGCGACCGTACCGTCGGGGAGGATGATCTTGTGGTAGCCGATGCCGGCCCAGCCGTTCCGCAGATGGAGATCGTGGATGGAGGCGACGGTCATGTTTTCGATCTTGGTGTGGTGGATGACGATCATGTCGGTGTTGCGGCGGGCTACTAGCCGCTCGGAGAAATGCAGTCCGGGGCGGAGGAAATTCGCGACCCGGCGCCAGGAGCCGTCACGGTCGGTCCGCGTCCCGTCTTCGTCGGCCATCAGCATCCGCTCCTT encodes the following:
- a CDS encoding polysaccharide deacetylase family protein, whose protein sequence is MRLFFVGRVPRWYLGFAAGFFFLAGLLPGLAGLIAAERNAPRPIYNGHPGRQQVALACNIFWGEEYLPAMLDTLDRAGVKATFFIGGSWAKRHPDLVRELAARGHELGNHSYSHPHPNTLGIAQNQDQILRTEKLVEELTGVKTTLYAPPYGEFNAAVLTAAAELGYTTILWSVDTVDWKRPPAETILNRVLGKVHNGAIILMHPTEPTAQALPELIFRLHGRGYTIKPVSDILN
- the dut gene encoding dUTP diphosphatase, coding for MRNRGFEFIAAYKDAGLPLPERKTAASAGYDITAAADASLPPGKVTLVPTGLKAYMQPDEYLGIHIRSGLAVKKALSLINGQGIIDADYYDNPGNEGHIMIAVFNHGGETVSIASGERIAQGIFYKYLRADGDKAAAGREGGLGSTGN
- a CDS encoding MarR family winged helix-turn-helix transcriptional regulator, with amino-acid sequence MSRIREKANKFIVRELANHGVEGIVPSHGEIMLHIFGDREYTMQEMARKIHRTKPTVTVLVDKLVNYGYVTKEKSPTDSRATIIRLTAKGRALGPIFRDISAKLNVVAYGGLSEEEAVALEKTLCSVSENFDG
- a CDS encoding peptidoglycan recognition family protein, translated to MLKTIIALLLLLSVFSPVSASVGMSRDAAEAHYGAFRLVADGGGKLWTRDEWMARPAETPPAVEYGYLAEAGGQAATVWLTYDHKDIVRKTTVILEGSITLRDIGRSFPAIQNMASGDGSETFLIRGYPRDRLAIRAPRPGGDLLVTFLTGDKKDTTRLNTHSLIRGFTNAAITAAEKERMLMADEDGTRTDRDGSWRRVANFLRPGLHFSERLVARRNTDMIVIHHTKIENMTVASIHDLHLRNGWAGIGYHKIILPDGTVADGRPEYAIGAHALGANSHSVGISLVGDFDVSLPSSAQMASLIALTAELAGKYGVSAANIVGHRDVYKDTTCPGRIFPWVDFKRELAVKMRTR
- a CDS encoding N-acetylmuramoyl-L-alanine amidase, with product MYNKKRHKLLSWILLLAVVLTILAPLSVSQAAGVGDVLGALTAPTAPSSDGGGILNTLFSFLFDKILGPILNIFGGGSTTTGTPPVKLPPSPSGGGPVIDSGVLRGKVIVVDPGHGGSNPGAVSNGTHESDNNLAVSLKLREKLRQAGAKVVMTRETDRTVAQAGSSLGQELQARVDIAEQNNADMFVSIHSNSNPDPSIAGAMTFFPSGKSSKLALEVQSGIVRETASVDKGTQPATFYVLRNTTMPSILVEMGFVTNAAEAAKLQNDAYRNRIAQGVFTGIVKYFQVN
- a CDS encoding pitrilysin family protein, with protein sequence MYQKSTLPNGIRVVTEAIPYVKSVTVGVWVGTGSRNEEDHNHGISHFIEHLMFKGTANRSAKDIAETVDAVGGQLNAFTAKEYTCYYIKVLDNHLELALDILSDMMLSSRYAPEDITREREVVLEEVNMYEDSPDELVHDFYLDNVWPNHPLGRNILGSTESIGRFDRNLVCEYYDNFYRPDNIVIAAAGNLTHARVEELIGRFFGGLAGSKKARAAKPPLLTPTRRLHARDSEQVHFCLGTASVAQESPDIYVAHVLNNILGGGISSRLFQAIREERGLAYSIYSYLSNYSDCGLFTIYAGTRPANLDQVIELILENVEQLKNGDLSVTELNKTKEQLKGNLLLGLESSSSRMSRLGKMEITMGKYTTLDEVVAKIEKVSMDDLQKMMDTVFVADKLSFTALGPVKDNILPSSLRG
- a CDS encoding glycosyl hydrolase family 18 protein — translated: MIKYRQYIAVITLVVVFAAVLAPAAPAQAFSLSDLTGQTTGADKSSGNGIFNILLGLLLGNLFGNMFGSDTATGDKPGLPGTLTGGKEMMGFYAEWWPTDTSSYTALAKNIDTIRTIIPFWGTIEESGALTDRGGNDHAAVVKYAHANNAKVLLLVNNAKQTGASVPVHTVLASPALRKTAIDNLEAYIKKYKLDGVNIDFEMVPAGDRGNLTAFMKELYGRLKPQGYIVSIDVFPKTDEQSDVAAAYDYGQLALYADRIVIMAYDNHGVWSGPGPIADITWVENSLKYALKFIPKNKLYLGVAGYGYDWSSKGVESLEYAPIMSLAEKHGAAVKWDEAAKSPYFSYTAADGVSHTVWFENSRSAAYKLDLVKKYDIAGAALWKLGEEDPALWRTVKERFGL
- a CDS encoding MBL fold metallo-hydrolase, translated to MASTNRIAALLAIFFLAFACLLAPSPVAAQAGLTKIAAGVFAYADVKNMSPANSFGANAGVIVGRDGILVVDTLVSAKEADRLLKDIRAISSRPVKYAVNTHWHLDHAFGNCRFADRGATIIAHASEKDKLALNAPAALNKPQTYGMTAADFAGTTTAAPAITFTDRMTIDLGGQRIELIYVAPSHSPGSILVYLPDKKILFTGDVLFTGYHAFAGEGDIDGWLKTLDYILDMDVALIIPGHGPVSSKNDIIAMKEYLTILDAKAKELCATSDDVAHITAELLKALPPRAEGAHLVQGNIVYKYLKNN
- a CDS encoding pyridoxamine 5'-phosphate oxidase family protein codes for the protein MKEVIEFLYANPMGSLATVEGGKPRVRPWGFMLEQGGKLWFCTANNKDVYRQLQKNPAIEFCTTSKAMVTVRVRGEAIFSSDLAMKNAILEHSPLVKSIYKSPDNPVFEIFCLEHGQAVMSDFSGQPPRACAF